One segment of Arthrobacter sp. MMS18-M83 DNA contains the following:
- a CDS encoding 4'-phosphopantetheinyl transferase family protein — protein sequence MAPLLRSEFLASRVAQQNFAATLLGLPASKLRAAYECPDCGSGPHIVHGRPGYLLDGGPAPLVLSASRASGWVLFAAVVHPEPGLRLGADLESAAGTEFAGFDGVALTPRERRHLDALDAGHRALERARLWARKEAWLKMAGVGLRVDPNSLDVLERPGLWDVELPASADGQDLPAGLAGAVALTAP from the coding sequence ATGGCCCCGCTCTTACGCTCGGAATTCCTGGCGTCCAGGGTGGCCCAGCAGAACTTTGCCGCAACCCTTCTGGGTCTCCCGGCCTCGAAACTCCGGGCGGCCTATGAGTGCCCGGACTGTGGGTCCGGTCCGCACATTGTGCATGGCCGGCCCGGATACCTGCTCGACGGCGGCCCCGCACCCCTAGTGCTCAGCGCCTCGCGGGCGTCGGGCTGGGTGCTGTTTGCCGCCGTCGTACATCCCGAACCCGGGCTCCGGCTGGGAGCCGATCTGGAAAGCGCGGCAGGCACGGAGTTCGCCGGCTTCGACGGCGTCGCGCTGACCCCGCGCGAGCGTCGCCACCTCGATGCCCTGGACGCCGGCCACCGTGCGCTGGAGCGGGCGCGACTATGGGCTCGCAAGGAGGCCTGGTTGAAGATGGCGGGTGTTGGGCTCAGGGTGGACCCGAATTCCCTCGACGTACTGGAAAGGCCAGGGCTATGGGACGTCGAACTCCCGGCCAGCGCTGACGGCCAGGATCTTCCGGCCGGACTGGCTGGTGCCGTCGCGCTGACAGCCCCTTAG